The proteins below are encoded in one region of Sporosarcina sp. FSL K6-1508:
- a CDS encoding Na+/H+ antiporter NhaC family protein: MNVSETDKATTGVIKVVKAKKKLQLPHVTVMMLGMMLFACLLTYIVPAGSFEHTDSGKIIAGTYHLSEQTPVNPLYALTLILDGGVKASSIIVLLLFMGGFFGAIFQLDSINNILNYLIRRFEKAGPTMLVLGLFSLMGLIGFFIGGDMMIVFVSLGVLLTRKLRLDPITALGVTFLPLFLAFSVSPAGMAMLGQMFSDGVPMYSGYGTRTIMFFIFMIITAIYVMLYAKRVLKNPLKSVMSNDKWLTDLNESKKEDIANNKVQKVVWQDVAVLSIVIVAPIVLAVGNTVFGWAKTYGNNTFITTFFIAFVLCFILKRKTVDEMINSFTKGVQDMVIVAVVIVLATTISVILQEGNILNTVVNVMTNLMAETSLGFAAVFIFFVSSIFNFLVPSGSGLMGVMLPIMQPVGDVLGMTPQVLITALSFGGGLGNLIVPTLGATVGAIALARANFGSWMKFMFPLFLIWFVVGSAILYVVSSIGWVGY, translated from the coding sequence ATGAATGTGTCAGAAACGGATAAAGCCACAACAGGAGTTATAAAAGTTGTGAAAGCTAAAAAGAAATTACAACTACCACATGTGACGGTTATGATGTTAGGAATGATGTTGTTTGCATGCTTATTAACCTATATTGTACCGGCAGGAAGTTTTGAACATACAGATAGTGGGAAAATTATTGCGGGCACATACCATTTAAGTGAACAGACGCCCGTGAATCCATTATATGCTTTGACATTAATACTTGATGGTGGTGTAAAAGCAAGTTCGATAATTGTGTTATTGCTCTTTATGGGTGGTTTTTTCGGAGCGATTTTCCAACTCGACTCTATTAATAATATACTGAACTATTTGATTCGAAGATTTGAAAAAGCGGGTCCAACTATGCTTGTTCTTGGGTTATTTTCGTTAATGGGATTGATTGGTTTCTTTATCGGTGGAGATATGATGATTGTTTTTGTATCCTTAGGCGTTTTGTTGACGAGGAAATTGAGATTGGATCCCATAACTGCATTAGGAGTCACTTTTCTTCCATTATTTTTGGCATTCTCTGTATCCCCGGCAGGCATGGCTATGCTCGGTCAAATGTTTTCTGATGGTGTTCCTATGTATTCAGGTTACGGTACTAGAACAATTATGTTTTTTATTTTTATGATCATTACTGCAATATATGTAATGTTATACGCTAAAAGGGTTCTAAAGAATCCGTTGAAAAGTGTAATGAGTAATGATAAATGGTTAACCGATTTGAATGAATCGAAAAAAGAAGATATTGCTAATAATAAGGTTCAAAAAGTTGTTTGGCAAGATGTTGCGGTCCTTTCAATTGTCATCGTTGCTCCGATTGTCCTCGCTGTCGGAAACACTGTGTTTGGCTGGGCTAAGACTTATGGGAACAATACATTTATCACTACTTTTTTCATTGCCTTTGTCCTCTGTTTCATATTGAAGAGAAAAACTGTAGATGAAATGATTAACTCTTTTACAAAAGGTGTTCAAGATATGGTCATTGTAGCAGTCGTAATTGTGTTAGCAACAACAATCAGCGTAATCTTACAAGAAGGTAATATTCTGAATACAGTTGTAAATGTAATGACAAATTTAATGGCTGAGACTTCTCTAGGGTTTGCAGCGGTGTTCATTTTCTTTGTATCATCTATATTTAATTTCTTAGTTCCATCAGGTTCGGGTTTAATGGGTGTCATGCTCCCAATAATGCAACCAGTAGGGGATGTACTTGGTATGACTCCACAAGTTCTTATCACAGCACTTTCGTTTGGCGGAGGTTTAGGGAACTTGATTGTTCCGACCTTAGGTGCGACTGTTGGAGCAATCGCTTTAGCTAGGGCAAACTTTGGTTCATGGATGAAATTCATGTTTCCATTATTCTTAATTTGGTTTGTTGTCGGTTCCGCCATTCTTTATGTTGTTTCGTCAATCGGATGGGTAGGTTATTAA
- a CDS encoding amidohydrolase, whose translation MKTSSLVDQLKLKMGDMDTFSLAKKVDQYVIDIRRDLHMYPEVSLQEVRTIKVVTEELERLGIEFEIVSNGGIIGIIEGATSGKSIILRADLDALPMNEEETNLNQKKIVVSQIENAAHTCGHDGHTAMLLGAAKILVQNKEKLKGKVILAFEQGEENGAGIQAILTRLVEIGADGVWGIHLKSDLPSGKISVDSGPRMAAAFLFDVVIKGKSGHGSRPDLAISPLDCFADFYNNLRIMRLTSLDPFQTITYSIGSISAGTAANVIPDDLRFSGTARYLQYNQGVRAATEFNRLLEKICDLHNCTFEYITKPIAKDLLVNNDETCAAIADNAIKSTLGEEALIHYPAWMASEPFAYYQKYFPGVFAFVGIENVKKGVGAEHHNAHFDIDEDVLKLGVTATVQYTLDFLNSDKKIDFNAEERVVKDLFH comes from the coding sequence ATGAAGACATCGAGCTTGGTTGACCAATTGAAATTAAAAATGGGGGATATGGACACCTTCTCACTTGCTAAGAAAGTAGACCAGTATGTAATTGATATTAGAAGGGATCTCCATATGTATCCAGAGGTTAGTTTACAAGAAGTACGCACAATAAAAGTTGTCACAGAAGAGTTAGAAAGATTGGGCATTGAGTTCGAAATCGTTTCGAACGGTGGAATTATTGGAATTATAGAAGGGGCAACTTCCGGGAAATCTATTATTTTGAGAGCTGATTTGGATGCTTTACCAATGAATGAAGAAGAAACAAATTTAAATCAAAAAAAGATAGTTGTTTCACAAATTGAAAATGCAGCTCATACATGTGGACATGATGGCCATACAGCTATGCTACTTGGCGCAGCAAAGATATTAGTTCAAAATAAAGAAAAGTTGAAAGGGAAAGTGATTTTAGCTTTCGAACAAGGTGAGGAAAATGGAGCTGGTATACAAGCTATATTAACGAGATTAGTTGAAATAGGGGCAGACGGGGTATGGGGTATTCATCTTAAATCTGATTTACCCTCAGGAAAAATCTCAGTTGATTCGGGTCCTCGGATGGCAGCAGCTTTCCTATTCGATGTAGTGATTAAAGGAAAAAGCGGTCATGGCTCGAGACCGGATTTAGCAATATCGCCTTTGGATTGTTTTGCAGACTTTTATAACAATTTACGGATAATGCGTTTAACTTCATTAGATCCTTTTCAAACCATCACTTATTCTATTGGAAGTATTTCAGCGGGAACAGCAGCAAACGTAATTCCGGATGATTTGCGTTTTAGTGGAACGGCAAGGTACTTACAATATAACCAAGGCGTTAGAGCTGCAACAGAGTTTAATCGTCTATTGGAAAAGATATGTGACCTGCATAATTGTACGTTTGAATATATTACGAAGCCAATAGCAAAGGATTTACTCGTTAATAACGATGAAACTTGTGCCGCAATTGCTGACAATGCTATTAAATCTACTCTTGGCGAAGAAGCACTTATTCATTATCCCGCTTGGATGGCCTCAGAGCCATTTGCTTATTATCAAAAATACTTTCCTGGTGTTTTCGCATTTGTAGGAATCGAAAACGTTAAGAAAGGAGTCGGTGCAGAACATCATAACGCTCATTTTGATATTGATGAAGACGTTTTAAAATTGGGAGTTACTGCAACAGTTCAATATACGTTAGACTTTTTGAACAGTGATAAAAAAATTGATTTTAACGCTGAAGAAAGAGTAGTGAAAGACTTATTCCACTAG
- a CDS encoding EAL domain-containing protein, translated as MTEPYYITTSKRMCQESGMDPEEVSKPKKFLNEAEFEVKRKSYSEILSVVRFFSNKLLNSLKGTPILVVVSDANGFLLDIDGDETIKSIIEQFGIRLGGQFTQEDTGTNVISLSLQQKHPISLVGEQHYHSFLHNIACYGSAFHYTDEDNLLGSVSIMMPIPFQNPLFLSMLTQAIDSIERELLLRKQNKKLNIMNQIMLSRTRNGIVITDENGITTEFNDFAQKISNNSRESVVGRNICESHLTGDYFKEVLEQGKIFENEEIKFKDDAGNLVVCLFDAQPIYKEDKMIGAFGQFRDISDRYLLQEKYNYLAYHDELTKLPNRRYITREIGSIIDELNAGQQRTMALLYVDLDRFKIVNDNFGHSYGDELLIHVSKRLCSCLGEKDTLARMGGDEFVFLLTDFISPDYATKKAEEILNLFHVPFQVGKKELYTTASVGVAIYPDYPISMEKLMIYADNAMYQAKLQGKNRYVVHTSELLEDMMDEYSLEIDLRRALENNEFVLHYQPQIHNQTGKLVGFEALIRWQHPRLGLLFPAKFIKLAEENGLITQIGEWVINEACFQNKKWQDAGMVPIKVSVNLSTQQFLTRHLITFVEEVLERTALDPQYFVVEITEYMAMEYEYSILVLKKLKSLGIGISIDDFGTGYSSLNYLKNFPIDYIKIDKSFISELMNDSNDAIIVNAIIMLAHNLHKEVIAEGVETKEQLDFLTNHQCDITQGYFFSKPLPAEEIEMIYLGRQG; from the coding sequence ATGACAGAACCATACTACATAACAACGTCTAAAAGAATGTGCCAAGAGTCCGGGATGGATCCGGAAGAGGTATCGAAACCAAAGAAGTTTTTAAACGAAGCAGAGTTTGAAGTGAAAAGAAAATCATATAGTGAAATTCTGTCCGTTGTGCGTTTTTTCTCAAATAAGCTGCTAAACTCCTTAAAAGGCACTCCGATACTCGTTGTTGTTTCGGATGCAAACGGTTTTCTTCTTGATATTGATGGAGATGAAACCATAAAATCTATCATTGAACAATTCGGGATCAGACTAGGTGGCCAGTTCACTCAGGAAGATACAGGCACGAATGTCATTAGTCTTTCATTGCAACAAAAGCACCCGATCAGTTTAGTTGGCGAACAACATTACCATTCGTTTCTTCATAACATTGCGTGTTACGGGTCTGCATTTCACTATACAGATGAAGATAACCTGCTTGGTAGTGTATCCATCATGATGCCTATTCCGTTTCAGAATCCACTTTTTCTATCGATGTTAACCCAAGCGATTGATTCGATTGAAAGAGAACTATTATTAAGGAAACAAAATAAGAAGCTTAATATTATGAATCAGATTATGTTAAGCAGAACAAGAAATGGAATAGTAATTACAGATGAGAACGGAATCACTACCGAGTTTAATGATTTCGCCCAAAAAATCTCAAATAACAGCAGAGAATCGGTTGTGGGAAGAAACATTTGCGAATCACATTTAACGGGAGACTATTTTAAAGAAGTACTAGAACAGGGAAAAATATTCGAAAATGAAGAAATCAAATTTAAAGATGACGCGGGTAACCTAGTCGTCTGCCTGTTCGATGCCCAACCAATTTATAAAGAAGATAAAATGATTGGCGCCTTCGGTCAGTTCAGGGACATTTCAGACCGTTATTTACTGCAGGAGAAATATAATTACTTAGCCTACCATGACGAATTAACAAAACTGCCAAACAGACGATATATTACCAGGGAGATAGGATCCATTATTGACGAGCTAAATGCAGGTCAGCAGCGAACTATGGCTCTTTTATATGTAGATTTGGATCGTTTTAAAATCGTTAACGATAACTTTGGTCATTCATATGGGGATGAGCTCCTTATTCATGTAAGTAAGCGTTTATGCAGTTGCCTCGGGGAAAAGGATACACTTGCCCGTATGGGTGGTGATGAGTTTGTTTTCCTGCTTACAGATTTTATTAGCCCTGATTATGCCACTAAAAAGGCCGAAGAGATACTCAATCTCTTTCACGTCCCTTTTCAAGTCGGCAAGAAAGAATTATATACGACAGCAAGCGTCGGGGTTGCGATTTATCCTGACTACCCCATTTCTATGGAGAAACTCATGATTTACGCAGATAATGCAATGTACCAAGCAAAACTACAAGGTAAAAATCGCTATGTCGTTCATACCTCCGAATTATTAGAAGACATGATGGATGAATACAGTCTCGAAATCGATTTAAGGAGAGCACTTGAAAATAATGAGTTCGTTCTTCATTATCAGCCGCAAATTCATAACCAGACCGGTAAATTAGTTGGATTTGAAGCGTTAATCCGCTGGCAACATCCTAGGTTAGGTCTGCTTTTTCCTGCGAAATTTATCAAACTGGCTGAAGAAAACGGATTGATCACCCAAATTGGAGAATGGGTCATCAATGAAGCATGTTTCCAAAACAAAAAATGGCAGGATGCCGGAATGGTACCGATAAAAGTTTCTGTTAATCTCTCCACACAGCAATTTCTTACTAGACATCTCATTACATTCGTGGAAGAGGTTCTGGAACGAACAGCACTCGACCCGCAATATTTCGTAGTCGAGATCACCGAATATATGGCGATGGAATATGAATACTCTATTCTCGTACTAAAAAAGCTGAAATCTCTCGGCATCGGCATTAGTATTGATGATTTTGGGACTGGCTATAGCTCGCTGAATTATCTTAAAAACTTCCCGATTGATTATATTAAGATTGACAAATCCTTCATTAGTGAATTAATGAACGATTCGAATGATGCCATTATTGTAAACGCAATTATCATGTTAGCCCACAACCTTCATAAGGAAGTGATTGCAGAAGGAGTTGAAACAAAGGAACAGCTCGACTTCCTGACAAATCACCAGTGTGATATAACACAAGGCTATTTCTTCAGCAAGCCACTTCCAGCTGAGGAAATCGAGATGATTTATTTAGGACGACAAGGATAA
- a CDS encoding thiamine pyrophosphate-binding protein gives MKTIASILVANFKHWGINHIFGIPGKAISPILFEILTHDLEFVLSKHEAAAGFEASGYALMNQKIGVAVGTSGPGGTNLLTAAGQAKASNLPLLIITGHPSMKDTGKAMGQDSSLFGTDLVGMFNSVTKFSARIERGDMLQPFLQHALEKAVSGVKGPVHLSIPFDILLEEIEPFRLDFPVSHEMISPKTSDVIGKLNAAKRPLLFLGKGVHSSKAYKEVQHLAEHWNIPVITTPGGKGSFPSNHKLSLGAFGLGGTVEATAYFNERVDLLIIIGSRLSDMSIAGLSEAMYPEHIIHFDYDPTFIGKSIPVPTTPVLGDIKSNLTAILKDIPDTNSEAFLSPIELIPIQANSPGERMSAVQVLRAMRNTLPDDAIIFGDDGSHSFYGIKYFDIYKPGTFFFDDIFGAMGNGIGYSIGAKLAAPEKTIVCLVGDGCMFMHGTELSTAYNYSSPVLFIVLNNGRLDMVEKGMHKMIGSSIGGVYETPLDVAKFAESMGLQATTCHNPYDLTDAIKEALHMIKETNKPIVIEALVLENEIPPTMGRQ, from the coding sequence ATGAAAACGATTGCATCCATATTAGTAGCGAATTTTAAGCATTGGGGTATTAATCATATTTTCGGCATTCCGGGAAAAGCAATATCCCCCATATTATTTGAGATATTAACACATGACCTGGAATTTGTATTAAGTAAACACGAAGCAGCTGCAGGGTTTGAAGCTTCTGGCTACGCCTTAATGAACCAGAAAATCGGGGTTGCAGTTGGTACGTCTGGGCCTGGTGGGACCAACCTGCTGACAGCTGCCGGTCAGGCGAAAGCCTCTAATCTCCCTTTGCTAATTATCACAGGACACCCTTCGATGAAAGATACTGGAAAAGCAATGGGACAGGACTCCAGCCTTTTCGGTACCGATCTTGTGGGTATGTTCAATTCTGTCACCAAGTTCAGTGCACGGATAGAACGAGGTGATATGCTACAGCCCTTCCTACAGCATGCCCTTGAAAAAGCGGTATCGGGTGTGAAAGGACCTGTTCATCTGTCCATCCCATTTGATATTTTACTAGAAGAGATTGAACCATTCCGACTGGATTTTCCAGTCTCACATGAGATGATTTCACCCAAAACTAGTGATGTAATCGGAAAACTGAATGCAGCCAAGCGCCCCCTTCTATTCCTGGGAAAAGGCGTTCATTCCAGCAAGGCTTACAAAGAAGTGCAGCATCTTGCTGAGCATTGGAACATCCCAGTCATCACCACACCAGGTGGAAAAGGGTCATTCCCATCCAATCATAAGCTCTCTTTAGGGGCATTCGGATTGGGTGGTACCGTGGAAGCAACAGCATACTTTAATGAGCGAGTAGACTTACTCATTATCATCGGATCAAGACTAAGTGACATGTCGATCGCCGGCTTATCCGAAGCAATGTATCCAGAGCATATCATTCACTTCGACTACGACCCAACCTTTATCGGGAAATCAATCCCAGTACCAACTACTCCTGTGCTTGGCGATATAAAATCTAATCTTACAGCGATTTTAAAGGATATACCGGATACAAACAGCGAAGCCTTTTTATCACCAATCGAGTTGATCCCAATTCAGGCTAATTCTCCAGGAGAGAGAATGTCTGCAGTACAAGTATTACGGGCGATGCGTAACACACTCCCAGATGACGCGATTATTTTTGGAGATGATGGAAGCCACTCTTTCTACGGCATCAAATACTTTGATATTTACAAACCAGGGACTTTCTTCTTTGATGATATATTCGGTGCGATGGGCAACGGTATCGGCTATTCCATAGGAGCAAAACTGGCAGCTCCCGAGAAAACAATTGTCTGCTTAGTCGGTGATGGATGTATGTTCATGCACGGTACGGAACTTTCGACAGCATACAATTATAGCTCCCCTGTCCTGTTCATCGTTTTGAATAATGGACGATTGGACATGGTGGAAAAAGGAATGCATAAAATGATTGGCTCGTCCATCGGCGGTGTTTATGAAACCCCACTCGACGTAGCCAAATTTGCAGAATCAATGGGATTACAAGCAACTACATGCCATAATCCTTATGATTTAACTGATGCTATAAAAGAAGCGTTACATATGATCAAAGAAACCAACAAACCGATCGTAATTGAAGCATTAGTTCTTGAAAATGAAATTCCACCAACTATGGGGAGGCAGTAA
- a CDS encoding carboxymuconolactone decarboxylase family protein produces MENNKRYESGLKAMEELFSQDVRTGMEGMKKISPDFWEMIVSFGFGDLYARKSLSLSQREIITLTTLITQGAFDQLKVHLQAALNVGLSKEEIIEVIIHCAGYVGFPKAVQAMGIAGEIFDKNE; encoded by the coding sequence ATGGAAAATAACAAACGATACGAGTCCGGTTTAAAGGCAATGGAGGAATTATTCTCCCAAGATGTACGTACGGGCATGGAAGGAATGAAAAAGATTTCACCTGACTTTTGGGAGATGATTGTATCCTTCGGCTTTGGCGATCTGTACGCTAGAAAAAGTCTTTCCCTCTCACAACGGGAAATCATAACACTCACTACACTAATCACACAGGGCGCTTTTGATCAGCTTAAAGTTCACTTGCAGGCAGCCCTGAACGTCGGCCTCTCAAAAGAAGAAATTATCGAAGTCATTATCCATTGTGCCGGCTATGTCGGCTTCCCAAAAGCCGTCCAGGCAATGGGAATCGCTGGGGAGATTTTTGATAAGAATGAATAG
- a CDS encoding permease: MNHSLPSQSPRSKKTIVYILIFLLIAIAGLAYLKWIPYYSKSILAINSHSIGDSILGDPSASGTFSWEGAWSYALVYFNSVWKAAVLGILLGSLVQVLLPANWLLRVLGKTSFGSTAIGGLSSLPGMMCTCCAAPVAVGLRKKNVSVGASLAFWLGNPTLNPATLIFMTFVLSWKFTLLRLVFGVILTFGVSYLANRFVPAVKQVDIDKIMKEADVEETGSFISRWMKSLGKMTLYILPAYILSVLLMGAVRVWLFPHVSEASANTIFTIIIFAIAGMLFVIPTAAEIPIIQTFMSFGLGGGPAAALLITLPSISLPSLLLVAKSFPKRVLFFVAGSVVLLGILCGVIGMYIL; the protein is encoded by the coding sequence ATGAATCATTCATTACCTTCTCAATCGCCCCGTTCCAAAAAGACGATTGTTTACATTTTGATATTTTTGTTGATTGCCATTGCGGGATTGGCCTATTTGAAATGGATTCCGTATTATAGCAAAAGCATTTTGGCCATTAATTCTCATTCAATCGGGGATTCCATTTTGGGCGATCCGTCTGCGTCAGGAACTTTCTCTTGGGAAGGCGCTTGGTCTTATGCCTTGGTCTATTTCAATTCCGTTTGGAAAGCAGCTGTTTTAGGTATTCTATTGGGATCTTTGGTGCAGGTATTGTTGCCGGCAAACTGGTTGCTCAGAGTACTTGGAAAAACTTCATTTGGCAGCACGGCAATTGGAGGCCTTTCTTCACTTCCAGGCATGATGTGTACCTGTTGTGCTGCACCGGTTGCTGTTGGATTACGCAAGAAAAATGTCTCTGTCGGGGCTAGCCTTGCTTTTTGGCTCGGCAACCCGACCTTGAACCCCGCCACGCTGATTTTCATGACATTTGTTTTATCTTGGAAATTCACTTTACTCCGCCTGGTGTTCGGTGTAATTTTGACTTTTGGTGTCAGCTATCTGGCCAATCGTTTTGTGCCTGCTGTAAAACAGGTGGATATCGATAAAATCATGAAAGAAGCGGATGTAGAGGAGACAGGCTCCTTCATTTCGAGATGGATGAAAAGCTTAGGAAAAATGACTTTGTATATTCTTCCGGCCTATATCCTATCCGTTCTATTGATGGGGGCAGTTCGTGTATGGTTATTCCCGCATGTGAGCGAAGCCTCTGCCAATACCATTTTTACAATTATCATTTTTGCAATTGCAGGTATGTTGTTTGTGATTCCGACAGCTGCGGAAATTCCTATTATCCAAACGTTCATGTCCTTTGGGCTCGGCGGTGGTCCGGCTGCAGCACTCTTAATCACATTACCCTCTATCAGTCTGCCATCCCTGTTGTTAGTTGCAAAGTCCTTCCCTAAAAGAGTCTTGTTTTTTGTAGCAGGATCCGTGGTATTGCTAGGAATACTATGCGGTGTGATTGGTATGTATATTTTATAA
- a CDS encoding competence protein ComK produces MLNCDSYLIDGRVLALKSVFTGDYQSKIITTHGTYFSKLTPTKLLDQACLHNLSTREGRINAVSTVMKYSKKTPFIIAPNEIGVFPTESPKNPDCVWIFNHRLNVEEVAKGKSVVTFMDGTSIQVKVSKNVILKQKQRLHTLMSISYLMQQEKELYGAKVKRLQ; encoded by the coding sequence TTGCTAAACTGTGATTCTTATTTAATTGATGGACGAGTATTGGCGCTTAAATCAGTTTTCACTGGGGACTATCAATCCAAAATCATAACAACGCATGGCACATATTTTTCTAAATTGACACCAACAAAACTACTGGATCAGGCGTGCCTTCATAATTTATCAACGAGAGAGGGGCGTATAAACGCTGTATCGACTGTGATGAAATATTCTAAGAAAACGCCGTTTATTATAGCACCAAACGAAATCGGGGTTTTCCCGACGGAATCGCCAAAAAATCCGGATTGTGTCTGGATTTTTAATCATCGGCTCAACGTCGAGGAAGTTGCAAAGGGGAAATCAGTTGTAACGTTCATGGACGGGACATCTATTCAAGTAAAAGTCTCGAAAAACGTCATCTTAAAGCAAAAGCAACGCCTGCACACGCTGATGAGCATAAGTTACTTGATGCAACAGGAAAAGGAATTATATGGGGCGAAAGTGAAACGATTACAATAA
- a CDS encoding sigma-70 family RNA polymerase sigma factor encodes MLNFEDVLNKYEPMISASLRKLNIYRDHDSFRQAARVALWHAWNRFDETKGNFTPFAYRSIRGAMLDEIKKENKFEEYVMQIEDEALVYIIETEFDVHYGATNGLAEALDILHPTERELIHWLFIEGFTLSECAERIGITVAGIKKRRQRILAKLRREFV; translated from the coding sequence ATGTTGAACTTTGAAGACGTTTTGAATAAGTACGAACCAATGATATCCGCATCTCTCCGCAAACTGAATATTTACCGTGATCATGACAGTTTCAGGCAAGCAGCCAGGGTCGCTTTATGGCATGCATGGAACCGCTTTGACGAAACGAAAGGGAATTTCACGCCGTTTGCCTATCGAAGCATTCGGGGCGCCATGTTAGATGAAATAAAAAAGGAAAACAAATTTGAGGAGTATGTAATGCAAATCGAGGACGAGGCCTTGGTGTATATAATCGAGACCGAATTCGATGTCCATTATGGAGCAACGAATGGGCTCGCAGAAGCGCTGGACATATTGCATCCGACTGAGCGAGAACTTATTCACTGGTTATTCATCGAAGGGTTCACGCTTAGCGAATGTGCTGAAAGAATTGGCATTACCGTTGCGGGAATAAAGAAGAGGAGGCAGCGGATACTGGCGAAGTTGAGACGTGAATTCGTGTAA
- a CDS encoding arginase family protein, translating to MVSKIREKGAIPAIMGGDHSISIPIARG from the coding sequence GTGGTTAGCAAGATCCGTGAAAAGGGTGCAATTCCAGCAATCATGGGTGGAGATCACTCAATTTCAATTCCAATTGCAAGGGGATAA
- a CDS encoding TRAP transporter large permease: MSVAVSAALLILVTIVVLLLLGIPIGITLIVASILAITQSLGFSAAVPSSALKMFQGINIFTLLAIPFFILAGNIMNKGGIALRLINLATAMTGRIPGSLAHTNVVANMLFGSVSGSGTAAVSAMGTIMSPIQKEKGYDEDFTAAINIATAPTGLLIPPSTALITYALVSGGTSVAALFLGGILPGILWGLSCMVVAYFYTKKKGYIDTKPISFKEFIRVTLDAIPSLFLIIIVIGGIVGGIFTATESAAFAVVYTLLLSTIFYKTLKIKELYTILVDSAKLSAIIMFLIGASNIMGWVMSFTGIPNMMADVILGISDNPIIILLAINLLLLFVGTFLDLTPAILIFTPILLPVCLALGMTPLHFGIMLTFNLCIGTITPPVGNILFAGIKVADRKLEKVMPHLLKFYGAIFVVLMLVTYFPWFSSFLPSLAGYR, encoded by the coding sequence ATGAGTGTAGCGGTATCAGCAGCTTTATTGATCCTTGTGACGATTGTTGTTCTACTACTATTGGGTATTCCAATTGGTATTACATTGATTGTTGCATCAATATTAGCTATTACGCAATCGTTGGGTTTTTCGGCAGCGGTTCCCTCCTCTGCATTAAAAATGTTTCAGGGGATTAATATCTTTACACTATTAGCAATACCTTTCTTTATTCTGGCGGGAAATATAATGAATAAGGGAGGCATTGCCCTTCGTTTAATCAATCTAGCAACTGCAATGACAGGGAGAATTCCGGGCTCATTAGCTCATACCAATGTAGTAGCCAATATGCTATTTGGATCAGTATCTGGCTCGGGAACAGCGGCTGTATCTGCAATGGGAACAATTATGAGTCCCATTCAAAAAGAGAAGGGCTATGATGAGGACTTTACAGCGGCAATTAACATCGCAACCGCACCTACTGGACTGTTAATTCCACCCAGTACTGCTTTAATAACCTACGCGTTGGTGAGTGGTGGAACTTCAGTTGCAGCTCTTTTTCTTGGAGGCATACTTCCAGGTATATTATGGGGTTTAAGTTGTATGGTTGTGGCTTATTTTTATACAAAGAAGAAAGGATATATCGATACAAAACCAATATCATTTAAGGAATTTATTAGAGTTACACTAGATGCAATACCAAGCCTGTTTTTGATTATTATTGTTATTGGTGGGATTGTTGGTGGTATATTCACTGCTACAGAAAGTGCCGCATTCGCAGTTGTCTACACCTTGCTTTTATCCACTATTTTTTATAAAACGTTAAAAATTAAAGAATTATATACAATTCTAGTTGATAGCGCGAAGTTGTCAGCGATTATTATGTTCTTAATCGGCGCTTCTAATATTATGGGCTGGGTCATGTCATTTACTGGAATCCCTAACATGATGGCTGATGTCATATTAGGGATTTCTGATAATCCTATCATTATCTTGTTGGCCATAAATCTTTTATTACTATTTGTAGGTACATTTTTGGATCTTACGCCTGCGATTTTAATTTTCACACCTATTTTACTTCCTGTTTGTTTAGCATTAGGTATGACACCTTTACATTTTGGAATTATGCTTACGTTTAATCTATGTATTGGAACGATTACCCCACCAGTAGGGAATATTCTTTTTGCCGGTATTAAAGTGGCCGATAGGAAATTGGAAAAAGTTATGCCACATCTTTTAAAGTTTTATGGAGCTATTTTTGTTGTTCTTATGCTGGTAACCTATTTCCCATGGTTTTCATCATTCTTACCATCATTAGCTGGATATCGTTAA